ggttgctgtcatggtgcacgtattggagtgttgtgttgggtttcgtgaatggttggtagctgttatttctcatccacaacagtacaccatggcaaaaaaagaacaatgcaacatttgacgtcactatgggaagttttgacggagcagaaacgtgtgaactcgttgggagtttcctcctctcccagctcgctagcctcaatctgaaccttggtatttaccgtgatgacggactggcagtgtgtcgcgcctcgccaaggagcagcgagaataccaagaagcgcatatgccaaattttcaaagagaacggcctacggatcacgattgaagccaacaagcaaaccgtcaacttccttgacgtcactttcaacctgagaaataacagctaccaaccattcacgaaacccaacacaacactccaatacgtgcaccatgacagcaaccacccacccaccaccacgaaaagaatacctaccggaatcaataaaaggctatcaatgctgtcatctagcaaagctgaatttgaccaagcaaccccccccccccccccataccaaaaagcccttgatgaaagcgggtacaatttcaccctcacctatgaacccacgccaggaaaccagccaaaaaagaacagaaaacgaaacgacatcatctggtacaaccccccatacagcaaaaacgtctcaactaacattggacacaaattcctcaatctgattgacaaacactttcccaaagacaacaccctaagaaaagtattcaacaagaacaacattaaattgagctacagctgcatgaacaatatacgacaaatcatctcaaaccacaacaaaacaattgcaaatgagccgtcggcccccagacagagtgactccaaaaccaacaaaggatgtaactgtcgaaagaaacccgattgccctctcaacggggggtgcttacaaacatcagttgtctaccaatctaaggtaatacgcaaggacattaacacatccgacacatatgtaggattaaccgagggagaattcaaaaccagatggaacaatcacaaggcttctttcaggaacaaaaacctgcgaaataccacagaactcagcaaacacatttgggacctcaaagacaataatgttgaatattcaataacatggcaaattcttgcatccagcacaccttacaatagtggtaataaaagatgcaacctatgcttgaaagagaaactgtttattatttaccgtccagacctgtcatccctcaacaagcgcagcgaaattgtaacagcatgccgccatagacggaaacacctcctaggtaacacatgagccaatcaccacgcccctaggccagcctgtacccacccactctgtgccctatataaaccatggtatgtgaatgctcccattaaaatctcctgatgattgagggaaccccccctcatgaaacaggcctgtagagatgaaatagtcttgtgatttttttcccacacatacatatattgcgctctactacggtatcgagcactattttttggataaccttattaagacatatatatatatatatatatatatatatatatatatatatatatatatatatatatatatatatatatatatatatatatatatatatatatatataaactcatcgagatctacaaagcagagagggggcaaacctgacaccactCCAGGcacctcatgagctaaattgaatcctgtctctgtttgattccttgcttcctgTCTAGTTTAATAGACAgtccggtgtttgaacctgacacttttcTTTCTCAAATGTTCCCCCATAATTTAGACTTATGCACGTTTATTCCAAAATGTTTATGCATTTTTAATGAAACACAAAGcagctaaaacaaaacaaaacaacacattCTTCTATCCAGACTGTCTCTTTAGGGAACGACTTGGAATCATTGATATGAAAATGTCCCTGACTACCTTTACAACTAATAACATActgaaactgtcaggttcaaacacagatgacatctattagacaagacaagaagcaaggaatcaaacagagacaggattcaatgtgGCTCATGAGGAGAGTGCGTCgccccacgctctgaggaaagGGTTCCACGCTTCCTCATTTATTTGGGCGTTTTCTGActacatagctgcagctgctttTAAGGGgacagggggtcataaacagctgccgcactcggtcgtaaacagttcaaagaaaaggtgccgggAGCCGTGTCAGGTTTGCTCCCTCGGGTCAtgacaaggtcttcctgtggctgtccaatagatcaaagaaaccgacacctccacgtcgcacacagtggaggttgacaagccttttgcttgataagatcaaagacagcttttgtcttctcgcagggcgacctgaactcatgggaaacaagttgtgtgataacttacatacaattattctgacagaaagtgtcacgttcaaacactgaggacatctattaaacaagacaaaaggcaaggaatcaaacagagacaggattcaatttagactcaatattgaggagagacatggccactgaactctctgcacagtcctgcaccacgctctgaccaagaaggttttcgtctcctcctttattcagatgttcaatgttcacgcaccaacacatgtcacagcaggaatgggaagtatgtaaaacagtcattgttttcggtcgctttgaagaccaagaagaggatttctcgggcttgggctcttcctggatccagctggggcaggtgtctggaggacaatggataacccctcccgtctcctgaccacagcgacttcaagagggcagcgggtcgtaaatagcgttgacctcggttaccaaatagttggaagagagtttgtgaaatacttcagagagagagagtttaacacttcaaagagagttccctaaccctaaccctaaccctaacccttgtaaAAGGAAATTGTTATacgtagtgtcggaggcagatatttacatatatccgaatttaagtgttacttcttttatttcatagtcatatttgaaaacagctcgtgtttttccatttgttctctttctgtttgtctgcaagtaaactgtttgtgttaaccttgaagctttggaatgttagaaagagcgataatgggcatttgttttggctagagagacatgactgccagggacttaagaggggagagggtttttcgggggggggggcagaccatcttagcggcgcgatagaatgttctatgctggactggtctcaatgtatatatgcaaagctttgcaaatatattacaaaatacctattctgtctctggtggtttttctactcagctttaagtgtcgtaaagagcttgggagcgacttgtgacttgaattccctgggaggaacaactggtccaaaacgcaacagtagtcATGTTGACCTGGACCTGGACCTGTATCGACGCCTCAACAGCCAACGCAATCTGTCTATTCGACGCGACAGGGAGAACTTCTGGAGCAACCAGGCGACAGCCATGGAGACGGCTTCCCAAAACAACAACCTGCGGCAGCTTTTCAACCTTCCTAGTCAAGGATCAGGCTGGCAACATCCTCTCCACTGAAGCGGATTGCATCAGCCGCTGGAAGGAGCATTTCAGCGAGCTCCTCAACCATCCCCCTGCCCCGGAAGACCCCACCCCTACCACCCACACCACCACAATCCCGGACTGCTCCACCGCCCCTGTCTCTCCAGCTGAAGTCAGAGCAGCCCTAACGAAACTCAAGAATGGAAAAGCCCCTGGCTTATGCACCATCACAGCAGAGATGCTGAAGGCCGGAGGAGACAACATCATCCTCTGGCTCACACAGATCATCAACCATGTGTGGGTCTCTGAGTCGCTGCCTGATGACTGGAGGCGGGGCATTATACTACCATTTTGGAAGCATAAGGGAGACCAGCTGACCTGCAGCAACCAtagagggatcacactcctctccaTCCCCGGTAAACTCTTTACCCGCATATTACTCACCCGAGCTCTGCCTGCAACCAGAAGCAGACGCCGCCAAGAACAGGCCGGCTTCATGCCCAATCGTTCCACCACGGATCACATCTCTGCCATCCGGCTCTTAATAGAAAAGGCCCGGGAGTTCAGAAAGGACCGGCACCTCTACATTGCCTTCATTGACCTTAAGGCTGCCTTCGACACTGTGGACCACGGGTCCCTCTGGAACATCCTGAAGTCACCTCGGAGTCCcaactaaaatcaccacactctttcagcagttgtatcagggtgcagaaagctgtgtgcgtgtgaactgtaaagactctgagtggttccccatcaacagcggggtcaggcaaggctgtgttgccgcaccagaactatttaactgtgtcatcgaccacctgatgtccagagtctgtgtgccagtccccggggtgtcacttggaaactacaccctaaaggacctcgaatacgccgatgacaccaccctgttcagtgagaccgctgaccagctcagggaggccctcggtgtgtttgatgaggagaccaaacagctcggcctgaaaatcagctggtccaaaaccgaactcatgcatatcggcgatggaccagacccaccacccttcttatttgaggatacccctgtccactttgtccctaccgtcagatacctcggctcgacagtcgccaacaccggcgacctcaaacgagaggtggaccgccgtcgcgcccttgcagcctccgtcatgcagtccctgtggagaccgttgtggcgacaccggcacatatctcgggacaccaagttgagggtctacaattcctctgtcatctctgtccttctgtacggctcggaaacatggccgctgaataacatcctggcaGCCAGGCtggatggctttgattccagagccctcaggaggatagaaggcatcacgtggaccctaagagagctaacccaacagctcccagcctctcgcctcgcagcaatgcggcgaggGCGCTGGTacggccatgtcatccgcctgccgggggaacaccccacgcgcaaaatcctggacttcaacccgcagcgagctggctggagacgccctagaggcgcccccaggactcgctggctggatgtattagcccaggaccttaaggcctgcaatgtgactatggcacaagctagagacctggttgctatggtcggctctacgcgccctgaagtgcaagaggactaagtaagtaagtaagtaagtaagtcatGTTGACCTTTTCCAAAACCTTGAATTTGACCAAACACTTTTCCAAAACCTTGAATTTGACCAAACACTCCACAAAAAGGAAAGCCGTGCATCTTTTGCTCAACTTTATTTCCATCAATGATATCAGTTCACAACAGTGACACCTGTAAAGTCCACTTTCTGAAGTGGCAGTATCACGGGGAAAACAAGTCACCTAGTATCTGATTTAGAACACAACAAGTCTTACAGAGTCTGTGGGTAAAGCGATGTGATCAAAACGAGaacaatctcacggagattcccgatGTCTAACGAGCCTGACCGGTGTGGAGaaagcatatatgtttaagagttctttctgtactcatagtcatgttttgtttctaTTTCTTcattttatgtccgcaagtaaactgtgtgtgttaccttgaaaacttggaatgtaggagttggactactcccttatatcttaatctgtagtagaacaatgagcatGTATTCCTTCCTGGAGTGGGTGGGGTCTGTTTGCGTATTCAAGAAGTTTtctcttcctgtttgaatgttagaacaacttaggaagccggtatgaatgtattggtctaaGTGGTTCTCCTGAaagtttcagtaaaacttgataatattccaattctgtcttgaaggtccttcttactctgcatatatgtcatctgaaagaacttgggattgaccagtaactttacTTCCCTGGAAGGGAAGTCTGGTCACCTGGGAACCCTACTTCCTGTCACAATAACAAGCTTGACTATTTTAGGACATATCGTGATGCACAACTGTAGATTTGTGAGCTCAAACACAAGCAAGATAAAGTATTACCTGACTTAGTGATCATTCAAACCAGTTTGATGATTCAAAGAAGGAACTCTGGCATAGTGTTGAATAGTGTGGAACTGTATAAACCTTTAAAAAGGTGTCAGAATGAACTCTGCGGGAGTTGATTCAACTCTACAGTTTTTTGCCGTGCAGGTCTAGGATCTAAAAAAACGGAAATTAGACGATAGCAAATTCCAATGTGTACGCTGAGAGAGAATAAATGAGCTTTGTGCCAGCGAGATGTCTGATAAACCTACGACTTTATAAAGTGTCCTTAGTCTTCTTTGCTGGCACCGGCTCGGCATCGTCCTTCAGACCCTCGTCCCTCGGGGTCTCGCCCTCTCCGAGCTCGTAGGAACAGTGTGGCATGTCATTTCCTAATCATTACAAAAATacaaagagaaagtcaaaatgaagaaattgtcctTTAAAGAggaaaagtctgttttttttatgtttccaaagggaccgtagtcagaccaatgtggactGTTGCCTATTGGGGTGTACAAAGACAACATGGACTGTAAAATATAACAAATTAAATAATAgtaatttggtccaataatatccaaataattactttcccattcttgttttgtgtagagcttcagtcgttcaacagtccggggtctccgctgtcgtattttacgcttcataatgcgccacacatttccgatgggagacaggtctggactgcaggcgggacccaggaaagtacccgcattctttttttaagaagccacgtcgttgtaacacgtgctgaatgtggcttggcattgtcttgctgaaataagcaggggcgtccatgaaaaagacggtttttcatacgcttcataatgctccacacattttcgatgggagacaggtctggactgcaggcgagcccaggaaagtacccacactctttttttaagaagccacgctgttgtaacacatgctgaatgtggcttggcattgtcttgctgaaataagcaggggcgtccatgaaaaagacggtttTTCATACGCTTCATATtgctccacacattttcgatgggagacaggtctggactgcaggcgggccaggaaagtacccgcactcttttttttacgaagccacgctgttgtaacacgtgctgaatgtggcttggcattgtcttgctgaaataagcaggggcgtccatgaaaaagatggtttttcatacgcttcataatgctccacacattttcgatgggacacaggtctggactgcaggcgggccaggaaagtacccacactctttttttaagaagccacgctgttgtaacacatgctgaatgtggcttggcattgtcttgctgaaataagcaggggcgtccatgaaaaagacggtttttcatacgcttcataatgctccacacattttcgatgggagacaggtctggactgcaggcgagcccaggaaagtacccacactctttttttaagaagccacgctgttgtaacacatgctgaatgtggcttggcattgtcttgctgaaataagcaggggcgtccatgaaaaagacggtttttcatacgcttcataatgctctacacattttcgatgggagacaggtctggactgcaggcgggccaggaaagtacccacactctttttttacaaagccacgctgttgtaacacgtgctgaatgtggcttggcattgtcttgctgaaataagcaggggcatccatgaaaaagacggtttTTCAGACGcttcataatgctccacacattttcgatgggagacaggtctggactgcaggcgggccaggaaaatacccacactctttttttttaagaagccacgctgttgtaacacgtgctgaatgtggcttggcattgtcttgctgaaataagcaggggcgtccatgaaaaagacggtttttcatacgcttcataatgctccacacattttcgatgggagacaggtctggactgcagacggaccaggaaagtacccgcactcttttttttacaaagccacgctgttgtaacacgtgctgaatgtggcttggcattgtcttgctgaaataagcaggggcgtccatgaaaaagacggtttttcatacgcttcataatgctccacacattttcgatgggagacaggtctggactgcagacggaccaggaaagtacccgcactcttttttttacgaagccacgctgttgtaacacgtgctgaatgtggcttggcattgtcttgctgaaataagcaggggcgtccatgaaaaagacggtttttcatacgcttcataatgctccacacatttttgatgggagacaggtctggactgcaggcggacctaggaaagtacccacactctttttttacgaagccacgctgtcgtaacacgtgctgaatgtggcttggcattgtcttgctgaaataagcaggggcgtccatgaaaaagacggtttTTCATATGcttcataatgctccacacatttccgatgggagacaggtctggactgcagtcaactttattataagaaaagggaagagtttgggaacaacagcaactcagccaccaagcggtaggccacgtaaactgacagagaggtcagcatagtcagctcagttgccacagagctccaaacttcatgtcaccttccaattagcccacgttcaGTACGCAGGGAGCTTCAGgtgatgggtttccatggccgtgcagctgcatctaagccatacatcagcgagtccaatgcaaagtgtgggatgcagtggtgtaaaggacatcaccaaaAGGTGAGAAGTTGTGCAATTAGCGGCGAGTGACTTACCAACCCACGCCCGGAGAACCTCACGGCGTTCTTGCCTCAGCTCTTCATACTCCTGGTCGTTGTCCTTCAACTTCTTCACGATCTGGTCCAGTTCCTCCTGGGTGTTGTCCACTCGAGCCTGGCTTTTGTCAACCATCTCCTCCGCCTCCCTTTCTCGCAGCCTCAACTTCTCCTCGCACGCGTCCACATTGTCCTGTTCCTTCTTCTTGGTCCTGTTCAACTTATTCTGGTCTCTGAAGGTCTTTCTCTCCATCTGCGTCTTCTGCTCCTCAACTGAAAAGACATTTCTCAAACGGTTTCCTTTTAGAagttttgttcatttgttggCAGCTGGTACTGAAGTACTTACGTTGCTTCTTATCTATCACCAGAAAAGCCATTCTGTACACTCGTGTCTTTTCATCCCTGGAAtccaactcatcctggacaactTTCTGCTCATCCGGGTTTAATTTATCCAACAGTTGTCGCATCACCTGTTGATACAAAGTCAAATAGACtcagagacttagacttagatgctACCTCAgaactcctgctggccccactatggactggactctctcactattatgttagatccactatggactggactctcactattatgttggatccactatggactggactctcacactattatgttagatccactatggactggactctcactattatgttagatccactatggactggactctcactattatgttagatccactatggactggactctcactattatgttagatccactatggactggactctcacactattatgttagatccactatggactggactctcactattatgttagatccactatggactggactctcactattatgttagatccactatggactggactctcacactattatgttagatccactatggactggactctcacactattatgttagatccactatggactggactctcactattatgttagatccactatggactggactctcactattatgttagatccactatggagtgggctctcactattatgttagatccactatggactggactctcactattatgttagatccactatggactggactctcactattatgttagatccactatggactggactctcacactattatgttcgatccactatggactggactctcactattatgttagatccactatggactggactctcactat
The sequence above is drawn from the Nerophis lumbriciformis linkage group LG33, RoL_Nlum_v2.1, whole genome shotgun sequence genome and encodes:
- the LOC133575941 gene encoding uncharacterized protein, yielding MAHGGVVLDRDQFNCSVCLDVLKEPVTIPCGHSYCSDCIRSCWDHWGVLKCPQCPQTFNSRPELCRNTLLADLLERFKQSGHLKALSGQSLVKKKDKAISQVMRQLLDKLNPDEQKVVQDELDSRDEKTRVYRMAFLVIDKKQLEEQKTQMERKTFRDQNKLNRTKKKEQDNVDACEEKLRLREREAEEMVDKSQARVDNTQEELDQIVKKLKDNDQEYEELRQERREVLRAWVGNDMPHCSYELGEGETPRDEGLKDDAEPVPAKKTKDTL